In the genome of Coraliomargarita algicola, one region contains:
- a CDS encoding AraC family transcriptional regulator: protein MSLPCHNGDNKVTARSKFFASLQPGQLLESLFDAIPGVSYFVKDRECRFMGGSLSFAKAMGESTVEALIGNTDYNYSPDFLADAFYADDQLVMSEGKAIFGKVELVPSADGSLDWLCTTKIPLFDIEGAVVGLAGVSHIIRDSDTVYSDHPEIRRIVDFVRKHYRNKLSISDMANEGGISVSTQERLFRKLFGLTPLMYLQKTRLNAACVMLRKTDIGLARIAVECGFNDQTSMTRLFRLELKITPLKYRRRFSSAKLSHRKSSKNIYNS, encoded by the coding sequence ATGTCATTACCTTGCCACAACGGAGACAATAAAGTCACTGCCCGCTCTAAGTTCTTTGCATCATTGCAACCGGGGCAGTTGCTGGAATCTCTTTTTGATGCCATTCCAGGCGTTTCTTATTTTGTTAAAGATAGGGAATGTCGCTTCATGGGCGGGAGTTTGAGTTTTGCCAAGGCAATGGGGGAGTCAACCGTTGAGGCATTAATTGGAAACACTGACTATAATTATAGTCCGGACTTTCTAGCGGATGCCTTCTACGCTGATGACCAATTGGTGATGAGCGAGGGAAAGGCTATCTTTGGAAAGGTTGAGCTGGTGCCGTCCGCCGATGGTTCTTTAGATTGGCTCTGCACCACAAAAATCCCTTTATTTGATATCGAGGGAGCCGTGGTTGGACTCGCTGGAGTTTCGCACATTATCCGTGACTCTGATACAGTATATTCGGACCATCCGGAGATTCGCCGCATCGTTGACTTTGTACGTAAGCACTACAGAAATAAGTTATCAATTTCAGATATGGCGAATGAAGGGGGGATTTCTGTCAGCACCCAGGAGCGTTTATTTCGTAAATTGTTTGGGTTGACGCCGCTCATGTATTTGCAGAAAACGCGTTTGAATGCTGCTTGCGTGATGCTGCGTAAGACAGATATCGGCTTGGCTCGTATCGCGGTGGAATGTGGATTTAATGATCAAACCAGTATGACGCGTCTTTTTCGCCTAGAACTAAAAATTACTCCGTTAAAATACCGTCGCCGCTTTAGTTCTGCAAAGTTGTCGCACCGTAAAAGCAGTAAGAACATTTACAATAGTTAA